The DNA region CCACCAGCAGCAGCGAGGACGTCAAGGACCGCATCCTGGCCATCCCGGGCATGAGTCTGATCGAGGAGAAGCCGTACCCCGGTTACCGCTTCTTCGTCCTCAACTACACACAGCCGATCGACCACAGGCACCCGTCCAAGGGCACCTTCCAGCAGCGCGTCACCCTGCTGCACAAGGACACGAACCGCCCGACGGTCTTCTTCACCAGTGGCTACAACGTCTCCACGAACCCGAGCCGCAGCGAGCCGACGCAGATCATCGACGGCAACCAGGTCTCGCTGGAATACCGCTTCTTCACCCCGTCCCGCCCGGCGCCCGCCGACTGGTCGAAGCTCGACATCTGGCAGGCCGCCAGCGACCAGCACCGGGTCTTCACGGCGCTGAAGGGGATCTACTCCCGGAACTGGCTGACCACCGGCGGCTCCAAGGGCGGCATGACCGCCACCTACTTCGAGCGCTTCTACCCGAAGGACATGGACGGCGTCGTCGCCTACGTCGCGCCCAACGACGTCGTGAACGACGAGGACTCGGCCTACGACCGGTTCTTCGCGCGAGTCGGCACCGAGGAGTGCCGCGACCGGCTGAACGGCGTACAGCGCGAGGCACTCGTGCGCCGCGAGCCGCTGGAGAAGAAGTACAAGGCGTACGCCGCCGAGAACGGCCTCACGTTCAACACCGTCGGCTCGCTGGACAAGGCGTACGAGGCCGTCGTCATGGACTACGTCTGGGCGTTCTGGCAGTACAGCCTGCTCTCCGACTGCGAGTCCGTGCCGGCCGACGCCCCGCAGGCCACCGACGAGGCGATCTGGGACTCGATCGACGGCATCTCGGGCTTCTCCGCCTACGCCGACCAGGGCCTGGAGCAGTACACGCCGTACTACTACCAGGCGGGCACCCAGCTCGGCTCGCCCGACATCACGCAGCCCTGGCTGGGCGGCCTCAGCCGCTACGGCTACCAACCGCCCCGCGCCTTCGTGCCGCGCTCCATCCCCATGAAGTTCGCGCCCTCGGCGATGCGCGACGTGGACAGCTGGGTCCGGAACAACGCCAGGCACATGATGTACGTCTACGGCGAGAACGACCCGTGGGGTGCCGAGCGCTTCCGTCTGGGCCGCGGCGCCCGTGACAGCTACGTCTACACGGTGCCGGGCGGCAACCACGGATCCAAGGTCGCCGGCCTCGTCGCCGACGAGAAGGCCAGGGCGACGGCGGCGATCCTGCGCTGGGCCGGAGTCGCCCCGGCGGCCGTCGAGGCCGATCCGGCGAAGGCGAGGCCGCTCGCCAGGTTCGACGCGAAGCTGGACAAGCGGGACGCGGAGCTCGAGAGGAAGGCGGGCACGCTGAGGCCGTGACACGGCCCCGCAGGCGGGCGGGCCGGGCGTTGCCGGGTATGTCGCACCCGGTGACGCCCGGCCCGCCCGCGCGTCAGTAGGACAGGCCGTAGCCGACCGGGTACAGCGCCTGCGTGGGCGTGTCCGCACGCTGCACCGGGACCGGCAGCCGGCCTTCCGGCTCGGCCCGTCCCGCGATCACCCGGGCGGCCGCCCGCAGTTCGACGTCCGTCCAGGAGTACGCGGCCAGGCTCGCCGCGTACCCCGTACCGGCCAGCTGGGCGATGTCGTACGGGTTGCGGAGCGCGAGCGTGACCACCGGGACGCCGGTCGCCGCGAGCGCCGCGACAAGGGTGCGCTGGGAGCTGGTCGCGGTGACGTTGTACGTACCCACGACGACCGCGTCCTTGCCCTGGGCGGCCGCCACCGCCTCCGCGATCCTCGCCTGTGAGGGCGCCGTTCCGGTGGACAGGGCGGTCGCCGCGTACCCCAGCTCCTGGAAGGCCTCGGCGAGCGTGGTGGTCGGCGGACCCGTCGTGCCGGACGGTGAGGCGGGATCCGCGCCGACCACGAGCAGGTTCCTGTGCGAACGGCGGGACAGCGGGAGCAGCGCACCGGTGTTGGCGAGCAGCGTGGTCGTGTGCTCGGCGATCCGGTCGGCGGCGTCGAGATGGGCCCGCGTGCCGACCGTCCGGTCCACGCCCCGGTGGGTGACGTAGGGGTCGCGGAAGAGCCCGAGCTTCCACTTCAGCCGGAGGATGCGCAGGATCGATTCCTCGATGCGGGCCTCGCTGAGCTCCCCGCTCTTCACGGCCTCCAGGACGGCGTTCCACGCGACCGGGAGGTCGGGCGGGTTCAGCAGCTGGTCGACACCGGCCCGCAGCGCCAGGACGGGGACGCGTTCGTCGCCGTACTTCGTGCGCACTCCCTGCATGCCCAGCGAGTCGGTCACCACGACGCCGTCGTAGCCGAGCTCCTCGCGCAGGATGCCGGTGAGGATGGGGCGGGAGAGCGTGGCGGGGTCCTCGGACGGGTCCAGGGCGGGGACCACGATGTGCGCCGTCATGATCGAGTCGATGCCCGCCGCGGCGGCGGCCCGGAACGGCGGGGCGTCCAGCTCTTCCCACTGCTCCCGGGTGTGGTGGATGGAGGGCAGGCCGGTGTGGCTGTCGGTGCTGGTGTCGCCGTGGCCGGGGAAGTGCTTGGCCGTGGCGGCGACACCCGCGCTCTGGTAGCCCTTCACCTGCGCGGCGACGAGGGCGGCCACCGAATCCGGGTCGGAACCGAAGGAGCGCACGCCGATGACGGGGTTGGCCGGGTTGACGTTGACGTCGGCGTCGGGCGCGTAGTTCTGCCTGATGCCGAGGGCGGCCAGTTCCGCACCGGCGATCTGGGCGGCCCGGCGCGTGTCGGAGCGCGAACCGCCGGCCCCCAGTGCCATGGCGCCCGGCATGAGGGTGGCCGGCTCGCCCACGCGGCAGACGATGCCGTGCTCCTGGTCGGTGGAGATCAGGAGCGGCACGGGGGTCGGCCCGGCGAGACCGGCGCGCTGGATGCCGTTGGAGAGGTCGGCGATCTGGTGCGGGTCCCGGGTGTTGTGCGCCCAGGCGAAGTAGATGATGCCGCCGACGTGGTACGTGGAGATCAGCTCGGCGGCCGTACGGACCCCGATCTCGGCGAGGTTGGCGTCGATGTCCGCCTGGTCGGGGGCGGTCGCGGAGTGCCCGTACACCCGCATCACGAAGAGCTGGCCGACCTTCTCCTCGAGACTCATCCGGGCGATGAGCCGCTTGAGGCGGCTGTCCGTGGAGGTGCCGGATGCCTGGGCGGCGCCGGGGACGGCGACGACGCCGGTCGCTGCCACGGCGACGGTGGCAGCGGTGGCGGTGAGGAGAGCGCGTCTGGAGGTGCGGTGGTGCACGTGAGCTCCTTCCGGTGCTGAAAGAAACTTCCAAGAAGGTACGGATATATGGAAAGTAACTACCAGTCAAGAGGACCACCCGAAAAGGGCGGGACACGCGCGGCGAGTGGGGGAGCGGAGGCGCAAGGGGGTGAGGAGGGCCGCATCGGCCGGATGTGCGTCGCGCGGCCGGTCGGGCCGAGCCGTCCAGGGCGGCGCGCCGGACCGGGCTGTCGACGTAGTGGTTGGCGAGGGGGTCGTGGCCGGGGATGCGGAAGTCGTTCCGTCGCTCATGGGTACGCCTCTACGGTGGGATACGCCCAGTCACGCAGGTCATTCCCGCCCGGAAATCCTGGGCCAATTCCCAGTCGGCGCCGGCGTGTTGGGGTTCCGGTCCGTCAGGTGGGCGAGGGTGCGGGACCTTGCCCGGCGCGTGGGCCCCCGTCCGTCGCCGTGAGCGTCAGGACAGCCCCGCCCGCGCCCCTGCGGCCCGCAGCGCGGCCACCGCCGCGGTGATCGCCGGCCGCCGCGCCGCCTCCGTGCGCCACAGCGCGTACACCCGCCGCACCGGTACGGGATCCAGCCGCACCGCCACCACCCCCGGCGGCAGCTGCCCCCGGCCCAGGCGCGGGATCATCGCCACGCCCAGCCCCGGCGGCGATCAGGGCGAGCTGGGTGTGGTGCTCCTCCGCCTGATGCCGGATGTCCGGCTCGCACCCCGCAGCCCGCAGCGTCCGCACGAGCCAGTCGTGGCACACGGTGCCGGGCGGCTGGCACACCCACCGCTCCGCGGCCAGCTCCTCCCGCCGCACCGCAGTCCGCCCTCCCAGCCGGTGCCCCTCCGGCACCAGCAGATCGCACCCGTCGTCACCGATCACGGCCTGCGCCAGGCCGTCCGGCGCCGGCAGCGGGGCGATGTCCCAGTCGTGGGCCACCGCGAGGTCGATGACGCCCTTCGCGACCAGATCGACCGAGAGGTGCGGATCGACCTCCGTCAGCCGCGCCTCCACCGCCGGGTGCTCCCGTGCCAGCTCCGCCAGCACTCCCGGCAGCAGCCCGCGCGCCGCCGACGCGAACGCGCCGAGCGACAGCCGGCCCGTCGGTGTGCCCCTGCGCTCCTCCAGAGTCGTCTCGGCCTGTTCCACGATCGCCAGCAGCTGCTGGGCGGTGGCGGCCAGATGCACCGCATCCTCGGTGAGCGCGACCCCGCGGCCGTGCCGCTCCAGCAGCGTCGTGCGCGTCTCCCGCTCCAGCTTGGTGATCTGCTGCGAGACGGCTGACGGGGTGTAACCGAGGGCGGCGGCCGCCGCCGCGACGGACCCGTGGACGGATACGGCGTGCAGGGCGCGAAGCCGGGACAGATCGAGCACGGGGACCTCGCAAAGGGCGGAAGCTTCAGCGATGCTCAATCCAACCATGAAGCAATCCGTGCTGGTGCTACATGGTCCGCGCGGCCGATGCTCTGTCCATGCGTCCTCTCCACATCGCCCTCGCCGTGCTGGTCACCGCCGTCTGGGGCGTCAACTTCGTCGTCATCGAGCTCGGGCTCGCCCACTTTCCGCCCCTGCTCTTCTCCGCGCTCCGCTTCCTCGTCGCCGCGCTGCCCGCCGTGTTCTTCGTCGGCCGGCCGAAGGTGGCCTGGAAGTGGATCGTCGGCGTGGGCCTCGCCCTGGGCGTCGCCAAGTTCGGGCTGCTCTTCATCGCCATGGACCGGGGGATGCCTGCCGGGCTCTCCTCCCTCGTCCTCCAGGTCCAGGCCGTCTTCACGGCCCTCTTCGCGGCCGTGGCGCTCGGCGAACGGCCCGGCGGGACACGGGTGCTGGGGATGGGCGCCGCCCTCGCGGGCATCGGGGTCGCCGCCGTCGACGAAGGGGCGGGCGGGCCCGTGCTCGCCTTCGTCCTCGTCGTCGCGGCGGCGGCCTGCTGGGGCGTGTCGAACGTCCTCACCCGCAAGGCCGCTCCGCGCGACTCCCTCAACTTCATGGTCTGGGTGTCGACCGTGCCGGTACTGCCGCTGCTGGGCCTGTCCCTGCTCCTCGAAGGCCCGCACCGCGACGCCGAGGCCCTGGCCGCGCTCGACCTGAGCGGCGTCGGCATCATCGTCTACGTCGCCTGGATCACCACGGTCTTCGGCTTCGGTGCCTGGGGCTTCCTGCTCCGCCACCACCCGGCCTCGTCCGTGGCCCCGTTCACCCTGCTCGTGCCGGTCTTCGGGATGTCCTCCGCGGCACTCCTCCTCGGTGAGCCGGTGAGCCCGCTGCGGTGGTGCGCGGCCGCGCTGCTGGTCGGCGGGGTGGCCCTGACCTCCCTGCCGCGGCCGCGCGCCGCCGCCGCGCAGGTGCCCGAGGCGCAGCCGGCCGGGGTCTGAGCCGCCGGCCCCCGCAACGGCTTCGCGGCCCGAGCCGCCGCCCTGCCTACTGCTTCGGCGCCCCGAGCCGCAGCAGATGCTCACGCCCCGCTGCCAGCAGACCCGGCAGGGGGGCGGCGGCGGGGTACCAGCGCTTCTCGTACTCCCAGCAGACCCAGGCGTCGGCGTCCAGCGTGTCCAGGCACGCCTTCAGGGGCAGAGCCCCGTCCCCCAGCGCCAGCGGCGTGGTCTCGTCGGCGGACGCGATGTCCTTCACCTGCACGTATCCCAGGTGCGGGGCCAGCACCGCGTGGGCGGCCACCGGCTCCTCACCCGCCAGCCACGTGTGCATGACGTCCCAGAGGGCGCCGATCTGCCCGTGGCCGACCGTGCCCACCACCCGGGCCACGTCGGCCCCGGCGCGGTGGGAGTCGTGGGTCTCCAGGAGGATGCGCACGCCCATGTCGGCGGCGTGCGGAGCCGCGGCGCCCAGCCGGCGGGCAGCGGTCCTGTCCGCCTCGGCGGGGTCCTGGTCCCCGCCGCCCGGGAAGACGCGGACGTACGCCGCCCCCAGGTCGCGGGCCAGCTCCACGAGCTCGGCGAGCTCGGCCAGCACGGCTTCGTCGTCACCCTCGGCGGCGACGCGTACGTACCCGGCGAGGGCCAGGATCTCGACCCCGCCCGTCGCGAACTCCTGCGCCACCGCGGTTCGCTCGGCGAGCGTCAGCCCGGTGTGCACCGGCTCCTCGGGGTGCGTGCGCAGCTCCACCCCCGCGTACCCGTGTCCGGCGGCGAGCCGCACCACGTCGGCGACCGGCATCCCCGGCACCCCGAGGGTCGAGAAAGCGAGCTTCACGTGTGTGTCCTTCCGTTCTGCGCGGGAGCGGAGCCCGGCGCCCCGACGGCTCCTGCCCGTCGGGGCGGCCGTCACTCCCGCGCCGCCCAGCGTATGTACCTCCTCAGCCCGTGCCCCGCAGCAGCCGTTCCAAGCTGCCGAGCAGCTGCAGCGCGTCCTCCCGCCGGGCGCCGTCCAGGGTCCGCCCGGTGCTCCCCGCCGCGACCGGCGCCGGGGCGGCCACCCGCAGGGCGGCGGCCGCCTGCCGGGCGAACATCGCCAGCAGGTCCAGTTCGCGGACGCCCGACCGCGCCTGGGGTGAAGGATCCAGGACCTCCAGCACCCCCAGGACGCGGGAGTCGCTGATCAGCGGGGCCGCCATCAGCGCCTGCGGTACGTACGCAGTGGACTCCGCCAGGGAACGGTCGAAGGACGGGTCGCTGACCAGGTCGTCCACCACCATCGGCTCTCCCGAGGTCGCCACCCAGCCGGCGATGCCCCGCCCCGCGGGGAAACGGCGGCCCACCAGGAACTCCTCGCCCTCACCGGAGACGGCCTGGAAGACGAGTTCGTCCGCCTCCTCGTCGAGCAGGAAGACGGAGCTGGCGGCGGCCCCGAAGATCGCGCGTGCCACATCGACGACCGACTGGAGCAGTTCGCGCCGGGCGGCGTCGCCCGGGGCGGGGAGGGAGGCGAGCGTGATGTCAGTTCTCGGAGTCGTCACGGGATATCTCCTGCCGCTGTGGAAGGACGCGGGCCGACGTGGACATTGGCCGCGGACAGATAGAGGGCGTTCTTGAGCTGGAAGGCCGTCATCCCGGGGTGCGCGGAGAGGACCCGGGCGCAGAGGCCCGCGATGTACGGCGTGGCGAAGCTGTTGCCGGTCGTACGGATCGTCCGGCCGCCCAGCCAGGGCACCGACACGTTCTGTCCCGGCCCGAAGAACTCCACCGGGGGCTCCGGGTTGTACAGGTGCAGCTCCGGGTCGTCCTCCTGGTGGCTGCCGACGGAGATCACCGAGGCGAACCGCCAGGGGAAGCTCTCGACCGGGGTGTTGTGCGCCGATGCCACGATCACCGTACGGG from Streptomyces sp. B1I3 includes:
- a CDS encoding GAF domain-containing protein, with translation MTTPRTDITLASLPAPGDAARRELLQSVVDVARAIFGAAASSVFLLDEEADELVFQAVSGEGEEFLVGRRFPAGRGIAGWVATSGEPMVVDDLVSDPSFDRSLAESTAYVPQALMAAPLISDSRVLGVLEVLDPSPQARSGVRELDLLAMFARQAAAALRVAAPAPVAAGSTGRTLDGARREDALQLLGSLERLLRGTG
- a CDS encoding EamA family transporter, translated to MRPLHIALAVLVTAVWGVNFVVIELGLAHFPPLLFSALRFLVAALPAVFFVGRPKVAWKWIVGVGLALGVAKFGLLFIAMDRGMPAGLSSLVLQVQAVFTALFAAVALGERPGGTRVLGMGAALAGIGVAAVDEGAGGPVLAFVLVVAAAACWGVSNVLTRKAAPRDSLNFMVWVSTVPVLPLLGLSLLLEGPHRDAEALAALDLSGVGIIVYVAWITTVFGFGAWGFLLRHHPASSVAPFTLLVPVFGMSSAALLLGEPVSPLRWCAAALLVGGVALTSLPRPRAAAAQVPEAQPAGV
- a CDS encoding S28 family serine protease is translated as MRKALTGVLSLAVLIGTAGATGASAGAATAAEPAAKQSSGSTSSSEDVKDRILAIPGMSLIEEKPYPGYRFFVLNYTQPIDHRHPSKGTFQQRVTLLHKDTNRPTVFFTSGYNVSTNPSRSEPTQIIDGNQVSLEYRFFTPSRPAPADWSKLDIWQAASDQHRVFTALKGIYSRNWLTTGGSKGGMTATYFERFYPKDMDGVVAYVAPNDVVNDEDSAYDRFFARVGTEECRDRLNGVQREALVRREPLEKKYKAYAAENGLTFNTVGSLDKAYEAVVMDYVWAFWQYSLLSDCESVPADAPQATDEAIWDSIDGISGFSAYADQGLEQYTPYYYQAGTQLGSPDITQPWLGGLSRYGYQPPRAFVPRSIPMKFAPSAMRDVDSWVRNNARHMMYVYGENDPWGAERFRLGRGARDSYVYTVPGGNHGSKVAGLVADEKARATAAILRWAGVAPAAVEADPAKARPLARFDAKLDKRDAELERKAGTLRP
- a CDS encoding glycoside hydrolase family 3 protein; the protein is MHHRTSRRALLTATAATVAVAATGVVAVPGAAQASGTSTDSRLKRLIARMSLEEKVGQLFVMRVYGHSATAPDQADIDANLAEIGVRTAAELISTYHVGGIIYFAWAHNTRDPHQIADLSNGIQRAGLAGPTPVPLLISTDQEHGIVCRVGEPATLMPGAMALGAGGSRSDTRRAAQIAGAELAALGIRQNYAPDADVNVNPANPVIGVRSFGSDPDSVAALVAAQVKGYQSAGVAATAKHFPGHGDTSTDSHTGLPSIHHTREQWEELDAPPFRAAAAAGIDSIMTAHIVVPALDPSEDPATLSRPILTGILREELGYDGVVVTDSLGMQGVRTKYGDERVPVLALRAGVDQLLNPPDLPVAWNAVLEAVKSGELSEARIEESILRILRLKWKLGLFRDPYVTHRGVDRTVGTRAHLDAADRIAEHTTTLLANTGALLPLSRRSHRNLLVVGADPASPSGTTGPPTTTLAEAFQELGYAATALSTGTAPSQARIAEAVAAAQGKDAVVVGTYNVTATSSQRTLVAALAATGVPVVTLALRNPYDIAQLAGTGYAASLAAYSWTDVELRAAARVIAGRAEPEGRLPVPVQRADTPTQALYPVGYGLSY
- a CDS encoding sugar phosphate isomerase/epimerase: MKLAFSTLGVPGMPVADVVRLAAGHGYAGVELRTHPEEPVHTGLTLAERTAVAQEFATGGVEILALAGYVRVAAEGDDEAVLAELAELVELARDLGAAYVRVFPGGGDQDPAEADRTAARRLGAAAPHAADMGVRILLETHDSHRAGADVARVVGTVGHGQIGALWDVMHTWLAGEEPVAAHAVLAPHLGYVQVKDIASADETTPLALGDGALPLKACLDTLDADAWVCWEYEKRWYPAAAPLPGLLAAGREHLLRLGAPKQ